The Allorhodopirellula heiligendammensis genome includes a window with the following:
- a CDS encoding DUF2238 domain-containing protein — MIQRIVLIVLTALAVPLSFVFAPYPRELVLQHIPTVVGVAMLFVAVLKYRPSSVSFYCSLAFLWLHIIGARWIYSYVPYDELARMITGHTLSEAFGWQRNHYDRLVHFASGALGLPILSESLQLFCGLRSLPAALLAMSGVLAIGAVYEILEWQISMMFSPAMAESYNGQQGDMWDAQKDLALAWLGAILCVPLIARWTPARAVAEV, encoded by the coding sequence ATGATTCAGCGAATTGTATTGATTGTTTTGACGGCACTCGCGGTGCCGCTCTCGTTTGTTTTCGCACCCTATCCACGTGAGCTGGTCCTGCAGCACATCCCGACGGTAGTCGGTGTGGCAATGTTGTTCGTGGCGGTACTGAAGTACCGACCCTCGTCCGTTTCGTTCTACTGCAGCCTGGCGTTTCTGTGGCTGCACATCATCGGTGCGAGGTGGATTTATTCTTACGTGCCGTACGATGAACTCGCCCGCATGATCACCGGACACACGCTCTCAGAAGCGTTTGGCTGGCAACGTAATCACTATGATCGTTTAGTCCACTTTGCGTCCGGTGCATTGGGGCTCCCGATTCTGTCAGAGTCTTTGCAATTGTTTTGTGGTCTTCGTTCGCTCCCGGCAGCCCTGCTCGCGATGTCGGGTGTATTGGCGATCGGTGCAGTCTACGAAATCTTGGAGTGGCAGATCTCAATGATGTTCTCGCCAGCGATGGCTGAGTCTTACAATGGACAGCAGGGCGACATGTGGGACGCACAGAAAGATCTGGCTCTCGCGTGGCTAGGAGCAATTCTCTGCGTGCCATTAATCGCTCGCTGGACGCCGGCGAGAGCAGTCGCAGAAGTGTGA
- a CDS encoding DUF1844 domain-containing protein — MTDTPHEHEKEPEDQAAPKIIVDSDWKEQVAKEKAAAAAADSSANQAQESDGAVLEAAVSDADGSGASVQNTDEPASVVGDTAKSGAPEQRTLPAPSFEILVSMLFTQAISALGQMPNPIDGKTTVDKPMAKHSIDMLEMLETKTKGNLSDDESKMLRETLHALRMAFVGVRG, encoded by the coding sequence ATGACAGACACCCCCCACGAGCACGAAAAAGAACCGGAAGACCAAGCAGCGCCCAAAATTATCGTGGATTCCGATTGGAAGGAGCAGGTCGCCAAGGAGAAGGCGGCCGCTGCCGCAGCAGATAGTTCCGCGAACCAGGCTCAGGAATCCGATGGAGCGGTTTTAGAGGCGGCGGTTTCGGACGCCGACGGCTCGGGTGCGAGCGTTCAGAATACGGACGAACCGGCGTCGGTGGTTGGTGATACTGCCAAGAGTGGCGCGCCGGAGCAGCGAACACTGCCGGCACCGAGTTTTGAGATTTTGGTCTCAATGCTATTTACCCAGGCGATTAGTGCACTCGGCCAGATGCCTAATCCAATCGACGGCAAAACGACCGTGGACAAACCGATGGCTAAACACAGCATCGACATGCTCGAAATGCTTGAAACGAAGACCAAGGGCAATCTGAGTGACGACGAGTCCAAGATGCTCCGGGAAACCTTGCACGCCTTGCGGATGGCCTTTGTAGGTGTCCGAGGTTAA
- a CDS encoding tetratricopeptide repeat protein — protein MNPNRSRTLVIVTPIVLILAMWQASFTAVAQEQSDAAAKFDSAALAIYADAANFQTNGALDLAIESWREFLKKFPQDKLAPKAAHYLGVCYMSTDPPDLAKAAAAFGIALKTQTYELREESLANRGWCLYAAATKGDQPDKSLLQESLKTYQQLLKEFPESQYRDRAYFYSGESAYTLGELKSAIEYYSKLLQMSGGEKSPLRCDALYARGIAQEESDDVAAAAKSYEQLLQACVESDLVVDVQLRLADLEIVSQHYDDAIKLLQQVIDESTGLATADDRALAIFRQAFCYAKLSKPLEAAERYEQLLGKYPDSRFVAASRLAAAQSLYQAGETQRSADAFRIVLAGERLDDATEAAHWLARIDIAKAAGAPQNSPEMKAAAESAYRVAARQLETGAEGQYAAALQLDAAEALSFQKDRLSDAVAGFEAVAAQYPDSHLAPRAIYLAAYTALQLGRHDQAERLANDFSKRYAGNSLAPDAAFIGAEAKLLAGRSAEAAKDYQRLLADSANRDHPQRVQWILRAATALQAADQPGVAASVIAAELSSIEKPSDLAQAYLSVGRAQLKTGDAAAAAKSFQASRAADPKNADVAEALLLAGQANLQAGDQDAAAKLWRELVNTSPQSKTADQARYKLGQLASDDGNYAAAIEQFEPVIQSGRDPALRPFALYGKGWAQMSLQDYASAAETLSEVISEFPQHPILDDALLARGISLRNLNQYEGAASDLTQFLATQPTGTRLGHALYELALVRQKQNQPAQSAARLNELVQQVPDYAGMDKVLYELGWSLKEAGQTDAAIKQFQSLIADYPENDMVQEAAYFVGQNQYQSERWAEAAKSFEIAAAAGAENDDGDEGLLEKSLYRLGWSRFKNGDYAGAEAAFGRQYRDVPAGPLSLDAMMMIGESRFKQNQFETALKAYNKAREKIVADNDSAKTIRDDAERQVRELTLLHGGQSAAQLKQWSSAIEWYDELRQRFPATTYLPQVFYESGFAYQQAGDEERALRLYEQVAESYRNELAARARFMMGEIYFAQKQYSKAIPEFQRVMYGFGAEQATNDIKNWQAKSGFEAGRCAESLVDVAKTESARAKARGFAERFYQYVVDRHGDHELAQKAQERLQSIQG, from the coding sequence ATGAACCCCAATCGATCGCGAACGCTCGTCATCGTGACGCCTATCGTTTTGATTCTCGCCATGTGGCAGGCATCCTTCACAGCGGTTGCTCAGGAACAGAGCGATGCGGCTGCCAAGTTTGATTCAGCCGCGCTGGCGATATACGCAGACGCCGCCAATTTTCAGACCAACGGCGCACTCGACCTGGCGATTGAAAGTTGGAGAGAGTTTCTCAAAAAGTTTCCCCAGGACAAACTCGCCCCCAAGGCGGCTCATTATCTCGGTGTTTGCTATATGAGCACCGATCCACCGGATCTCGCCAAAGCTGCTGCGGCGTTTGGAATTGCGCTGAAAACGCAGACCTACGAATTGCGCGAAGAGAGTTTGGCCAATCGCGGTTGGTGCCTATACGCCGCAGCGACCAAAGGGGACCAACCTGACAAGTCACTGCTGCAAGAATCGCTAAAAACGTACCAGCAATTATTGAAGGAGTTCCCGGAGTCGCAGTACCGCGACCGGGCGTACTTTTACAGTGGTGAATCTGCATATACGCTCGGCGAACTAAAATCCGCGATTGAGTACTACAGTAAGCTTTTGCAGATGTCGGGTGGGGAGAAATCGCCTCTGCGGTGTGACGCCTTGTACGCGCGTGGGATCGCGCAGGAAGAAAGTGACGACGTCGCTGCGGCGGCAAAGTCCTACGAGCAACTCTTGCAGGCATGCGTCGAATCGGACCTCGTCGTCGATGTGCAGTTGCGTCTGGCCGATCTCGAGATCGTTAGCCAGCACTACGACGATGCGATCAAACTCTTGCAACAGGTAATCGATGAATCCACGGGGCTGGCCACTGCTGACGATCGCGCGTTAGCGATTTTCCGGCAAGCGTTTTGCTATGCGAAACTTAGTAAGCCTCTCGAAGCGGCAGAACGGTACGAGCAGTTGCTTGGCAAGTATCCCGATTCGCGGTTTGTCGCGGCGTCACGTTTAGCTGCCGCCCAGTCACTCTACCAAGCGGGTGAGACGCAAAGGTCCGCCGATGCATTCCGGATCGTGCTCGCTGGTGAGCGTCTCGACGATGCCACCGAGGCGGCCCATTGGCTTGCTCGAATCGATATTGCTAAGGCCGCGGGGGCACCACAGAATTCGCCGGAGATGAAAGCTGCGGCCGAGTCTGCCTACCGCGTCGCGGCACGTCAGTTGGAGACTGGCGCTGAGGGTCAGTATGCGGCCGCACTGCAGCTCGATGCTGCCGAAGCACTCTCGTTTCAGAAGGATCGTCTCAGTGACGCTGTCGCTGGCTTTGAGGCGGTCGCTGCTCAATACCCTGATTCTCATCTTGCTCCGCGAGCGATCTATTTAGCGGCCTACACCGCCCTGCAACTCGGACGCCACGATCAGGCCGAACGTCTCGCCAACGACTTCTCAAAACGGTACGCTGGAAACTCACTCGCACCGGACGCTGCCTTCATCGGTGCCGAAGCGAAACTGCTCGCGGGTAGATCGGCTGAGGCAGCGAAAGACTATCAGCGGCTGCTTGCGGATTCAGCCAATCGCGATCATCCGCAACGAGTTCAGTGGATCTTGCGGGCGGCAACAGCGCTGCAGGCCGCCGATCAGCCTGGCGTAGCAGCGAGCGTGATCGCTGCAGAACTGAGCTCCATCGAGAAGCCGAGCGACCTCGCGCAAGCGTACCTGTCGGTGGGACGGGCGCAGTTGAAGACAGGTGATGCAGCGGCGGCAGCGAAATCTTTTCAGGCCAGTCGAGCGGCAGATCCTAAGAATGCCGATGTTGCCGAAGCCTTGCTGTTAGCGGGGCAAGCCAACCTGCAGGCTGGCGACCAGGATGCGGCCGCGAAACTTTGGCGGGAGCTGGTCAACACATCTCCCCAGTCAAAAACTGCCGACCAAGCACGCTACAAACTCGGACAACTCGCTAGTGACGACGGTAATTATGCCGCGGCAATCGAACAGTTTGAACCGGTGATTCAATCGGGACGCGATCCCGCACTGCGACCCTTTGCGCTCTACGGGAAAGGATGGGCGCAGATGTCGTTGCAGGATTACGCCAGCGCGGCGGAGACGCTCAGCGAGGTCATCAGTGAGTTTCCGCAACATCCGATTCTCGACGATGCTTTATTGGCACGCGGGATCAGCTTGCGAAACTTGAACCAGTATGAGGGGGCCGCCAGCGATCTGACGCAGTTCCTGGCAACTCAGCCCACCGGCACCCGGCTCGGCCATGCCTTGTACGAACTAGCACTTGTTCGTCAAAAACAGAATCAGCCTGCGCAGTCCGCGGCAAGACTGAATGAATTGGTGCAACAGGTGCCCGACTACGCTGGCATGGACAAGGTGCTCTACGAACTGGGGTGGTCCCTCAAGGAGGCCGGCCAGACGGACGCAGCGATCAAGCAATTTCAATCCTTGATTGCGGATTACCCGGAAAACGACATGGTTCAAGAGGCGGCCTATTTTGTCGGCCAGAACCAGTACCAGAGCGAACGCTGGGCCGAGGCGGCAAAATCTTTCGAGATTGCAGCGGCCGCTGGGGCCGAGAATGATGACGGCGACGAGGGACTGCTGGAAAAGTCGCTCTATCGCTTGGGGTGGTCACGTTTCAAAAATGGTGACTATGCGGGCGCCGAAGCAGCCTTCGGACGACAGTACCGCGACGTGCCTGCTGGCCCACTGAGTCTCGACGCGATGATGATGATCGGCGAATCAAGGTTCAAGCAAAACCAATTCGAGACGGCGCTGAAGGCATACAACAAAGCACGTGAAAAAATCGTTGCCGATAACGATTCCGCCAAAACCATTCGCGATGACGCAGAGCGGCAAGTTCGCGAGCTGACGCTGCTCCACGGTGGTCAGAGTGCGGCACAGCTCAAACAATGGTCGTCGGCGATCGAGTGGTATGACGAACTTCGCCAACGCTTTCCTGCTACTACCTATCTCCCCCAGGTTTTCTATGAGTCCGGGTTTGCCTATCAACAAGCAGGCGATGAGGAGCGCGCCTTGCGGTTGTACGAACAAGTGGCGGAGAGTTACCGCAACGAGTTGGCCGCGCGGGCGAGATTCATGATGGGGGAGATTTACTTCGCTCAAAAGCAATACTCCAAAGCGATTCCGGAGTTCCAACGAGTGATGTATGGATTTGGTGCAGAGCAGGCCACCAACGATATCAAGAACTGGCAGGCGAAGAGCGGGTTTGAGGCCGGCCGATGCGCTGAATCTCTAGTCGACGTCGCCAAGACAGAGTCGGCCCGAGCGAAGGCACGCGGATTTGCAGAGCGGTTTTACCAGTACGTGGTTGACCGGCACGGCGACCACGAGTTAGCGCAAAAGGCACAGGAACGGTTGCAGTCGATTCAGGGCTAA
- a CDS encoding glucuronate isomerase, translated as MSDAFSQPGSARTDIYSELAALRLTDPHTHINPHAPASTTLADLLGYHYYTELAHSAGMPKSQIEGGSIGPKELVERLVGRLSPLENTVQYSWLIEICKTFFGFDDDRLHARNWESLYDRSESMMSSAQWPDMVLDQSNIEAVFLTNDFDDDLEGFDTDRYIPCLRTDDLVFNLADRNVRERLAACTDLELDGSLESLRASLRALFVHFVSRGARACAISLPPTFTPTAVPDGRAKTALDAVLRGGLSASASHREALSRRVFWTLAELCDEFQLPFDLMIGVNRKVYAGGVFQGQDLFDSRVSLIQYRELFNAFADVKFPVSVLASVTNQELVSYAWIFPNVIPNGHWWYSNTPSTITHDLAARLEAVPQSKLIGYYSDAYKLEFVWPKFNMYRKVLAGVLADQFVRDRGWSVERAVELGRTVLKGNTEEIFPKRAAEQANFAESKSNPATPEVMNPIVVPESDVLFDSDVEDDVITLDDDDWDAADDVEDSAPTVVEDTVRSSSESDLLDTENQRSETFENGEGFGSEAERRELTEGGATVEPDTSVSIDPLPMDDEIDELDLDDVELVDPSEEPVHDAASIASALDEIALDVGDLMSDDEAEDAADDASYVPHIEQLRGETSFSPDDESLQLKPDPLTGEYRFKSDSTITNESNENVDSVTAQDAKSHDLEPDDFQLDWLEDDDQADQKKHEG; from the coding sequence ATGTCTGACGCCTTCAGCCAACCCGGATCTGCTCGAACCGATATTTATAGCGAATTGGCGGCGCTGCGACTGACCGACCCTCACACGCACATCAATCCGCATGCCCCAGCATCAACGACGCTGGCCGACCTGCTGGGCTATCACTATTACACGGAGCTGGCGCACTCTGCTGGCATGCCCAAGTCACAGATCGAAGGCGGCTCGATCGGCCCCAAGGAACTGGTCGAGCGTCTCGTCGGACGGCTCTCACCGCTGGAGAACACGGTTCAGTACAGTTGGCTGATCGAAATCTGCAAGACGTTTTTTGGGTTCGATGACGATCGATTGCACGCGCGCAATTGGGAATCGCTGTACGATCGCAGCGAGTCAATGATGTCATCGGCCCAGTGGCCCGACATGGTGCTCGATCAATCGAATATCGAAGCTGTGTTCCTTACAAACGATTTCGATGACGATCTGGAAGGGTTTGACACCGATCGTTACATCCCCTGTTTGCGCACCGACGATCTTGTCTTCAATCTCGCCGATCGGAATGTTCGCGAGCGTTTGGCAGCGTGCACCGACCTTGAACTCGACGGGTCATTGGAGAGCCTGCGGGCGAGCCTCAGAGCCTTGTTTGTGCATTTCGTGAGTCGTGGGGCACGGGCCTGTGCGATTTCACTGCCGCCAACATTCACACCTACCGCCGTACCGGATGGCCGCGCAAAAACGGCGCTCGACGCCGTGCTGCGAGGCGGACTGAGTGCCAGTGCCAGCCATCGCGAGGCGTTGTCCCGCCGGGTATTCTGGACGCTTGCGGAGTTGTGTGACGAGTTTCAACTGCCCTTTGATTTGATGATTGGCGTCAATCGCAAAGTCTACGCTGGTGGCGTGTTCCAGGGTCAGGATCTCTTTGATTCGCGCGTGTCATTGATTCAGTATCGCGAACTCTTCAACGCATTCGCCGACGTTAAGTTTCCGGTCTCCGTACTCGCGAGTGTGACCAACCAGGAGCTCGTCAGTTACGCGTGGATCTTCCCCAATGTGATTCCCAATGGACACTGGTGGTACAGCAATACACCTTCGACGATCACCCACGACCTCGCTGCGCGGCTCGAAGCGGTCCCGCAGAGCAAGTTGATTGGGTACTACAGCGATGCCTACAAACTCGAGTTTGTATGGCCAAAATTCAATATGTATCGCAAAGTTCTCGCCGGTGTCTTGGCCGACCAGTTCGTGCGCGACCGCGGTTGGAGTGTCGAACGTGCCGTCGAACTCGGTCGCACCGTGTTGAAAGGCAACACCGAAGAGATATTCCCAAAGCGGGCTGCTGAACAAGCCAATTTCGCTGAATCAAAATCGAATCCTGCAACTCCGGAGGTGATGAATCCAATCGTTGTACCGGAGAGTGACGTGCTGTTTGACTCAGACGTGGAAGACGATGTCATCACGCTGGACGACGATGATTGGGATGCCGCCGACGATGTCGAGGATTCGGCCCCGACCGTGGTTGAAGATACCGTGAGGAGTTCCTCGGAGAGCGACCTGTTAGATACTGAGAACCAGCGTTCCGAAACATTCGAAAATGGAGAGGGTTTTGGCAGCGAAGCAGAGCGACGCGAATTAACTGAGGGAGGGGCGACAGTGGAACCAGATACTTCCGTGTCGATCGATCCGCTTCCGATGGACGATGAAATCGACGAACTCGATCTCGACGATGTTGAACTCGTCGATCCGTCTGAGGAGCCCGTGCACGATGCTGCCTCGATCGCATCGGCGCTCGACGAGATTGCGCTCGATGTGGGGGATCTGATGTCCGATGACGAGGCTGAAGACGCTGCGGACGACGCGTCGTATGTACCTCATATCGAACAGCTTCGCGGTGAAACCTCATTCTCGCCCGATGACGAATCGTTGCAACTCAAGCCCGATCCGCTAACGGGTGAGTATCGGTTCAAGTCAGACTCCACCATCACCAACGAAAGTAATGAAAACGTCGATTCAGTCACAGCTCAGGACGCTAAGTCGCACGACCTTGAGCCTGATGATTTTCAACTTGATTGGCTCGAAGACGACGACCAAGCAGACCAGAAAAAACACGAGGGATAG
- a CDS encoding CTP synthase, producing MTKHIFVTGGVVSSLGKGLTSASIGMLLERRGLRVRMQKLDPYINVDPGTMSPYQHGEVYVLDDGSETDLDLGHYERFTSGKLDRDCNYTTGQIYLSVIEKERKGQFLGKTVQVIPHITNEIKRVIKRMGGDDVDVVITEIGGTVGDIESLPFLEAIRQFSLDVGRENCLYMHLTLVPYLKAADELKTKPTQHSVGQLREIGIQPDILVCRCERSISRDDREKIALFCNVKTEAVIEEKDKDFSIYEVPISLVDNKMDELVVQKLGLTAGNLDITPWTDLLHRLRNPRHELAIAVVGKYAEHKDAYKSIYESIDHAGMQHDAQIRIGRIQSSDIEREGAERLLSGYHGILVPGGFGERGVEGKVQAIQFARERGVPFFGICLGMQLAVIEYARNVMGHAGAHSSEFDKDTAYPVICLLDEQQNVTQLGGTMRLGSQPARLTPGSHAHAAYGVEAIAERHRHRYEFNNKYREAFEAAGMQFSGKSPDGGLIEIVEVPTHPWFVAAQFHPEFKSKPLAAHPLFADFVAAAIHRRQKRVADEVEVHAAEVTR from the coding sequence ATGACCAAACACATCTTCGTTACCGGCGGCGTCGTCAGTTCTCTCGGCAAGGGGCTGACCAGCGCCTCAATCGGCATGTTGCTCGAGCGCCGGGGACTTCGCGTCCGCATGCAAAAGCTCGATCCTTACATTAATGTCGACCCGGGCACGATGAGCCCTTACCAACACGGTGAGGTGTACGTGCTCGATGACGGATCGGAGACCGACCTCGACCTGGGCCATTACGAGCGATTCACATCGGGAAAACTCGATCGTGATTGCAACTACACCACCGGTCAGATTTATCTTTCGGTGATTGAGAAAGAACGCAAGGGCCAATTTCTCGGAAAGACCGTCCAGGTCATCCCACACATCACGAACGAGATCAAACGCGTTATCAAACGGATGGGCGGCGATGATGTCGACGTCGTGATCACGGAGATAGGGGGCACCGTTGGCGATATCGAGAGTCTGCCATTCCTCGAAGCGATCCGCCAATTCTCGCTCGACGTCGGTCGTGAGAACTGCTTGTACATGCACCTGACCTTGGTGCCGTACCTCAAAGCCGCCGATGAGTTGAAGACCAAGCCCACCCAGCACTCGGTCGGTCAACTCCGCGAGATTGGAATCCAGCCGGACATTCTCGTCTGCCGCTGCGAGCGGAGCATCAGCCGCGACGACCGTGAGAAAATTGCGTTGTTCTGTAACGTTAAGACGGAGGCCGTGATCGAGGAGAAGGACAAGGATTTTTCGATCTACGAGGTGCCGATTTCGTTGGTCGATAACAAGATGGATGAACTGGTCGTGCAGAAACTCGGCCTGACGGCCGGTAATCTTGATATCACCCCGTGGACCGATCTCTTGCACCGGCTGCGTAACCCGCGTCACGAACTCGCGATCGCGGTCGTGGGTAAATATGCCGAACACAAAGACGCCTATAAGTCGATTTACGAATCAATCGATCACGCTGGGATGCAGCATGACGCTCAGATTCGCATTGGCCGCATCCAGAGCAGCGATATCGAACGGGAGGGGGCTGAACGCTTGCTGTCCGGATACCACGGTATCTTGGTGCCCGGCGGTTTCGGTGAACGCGGTGTTGAGGGCAAGGTTCAGGCAATTCAATTTGCTCGTGAACGTGGCGTGCCCTTCTTCGGTATCTGTCTCGGTATGCAGCTGGCCGTGATCGAGTACGCACGCAACGTCATGGGGCATGCCGGTGCTCACTCGTCGGAGTTTGATAAAGATACGGCATATCCGGTAATCTGTTTGCTCGATGAACAACAGAACGTGACCCAGCTCGGCGGCACGATGAGGCTCGGTAGCCAGCCCGCCCGACTCACTCCAGGATCGCATGCTCATGCCGCCTATGGAGTCGAAGCGATTGCCGAGCGACATCGTCATCGATATGAGTTCAACAATAAATACCGCGAAGCGTTCGAAGCGGCGGGCATGCAGTTCTCAGGTAAAAGCCCGGATGGCGGATTGATTGAGATTGTGGAAGTCCCTACCCATCCCTGGTTCGTCGCGGCCCAGTTCCACCCCGAATTCAAGAGTAAACCATTGGCTGCTCATCCGCTGTTTGCGGACTTCGTCGCCGCTGCGATTCATCGGCGTCAGAAGCGAGTGGCCGACGAAGTCGAAGTTCATGCAGCCGAGGTAACACGTTAA
- a CDS encoding putative 2-dehydropantoate 2-reductase, whose amino-acid sequence MRYAILGSGAVGGLYGGRLAQAGHDVHFLLHSDYDQVAERGLRIDSVRGDFVVTAPNIYRDAADMPPCDVVIVALKSTNNHLLAGLLPQLIGEHGVVLSLQNGLDVEAAAIAAAPGHGVLGGCCFLCSNKVGPGHIRHLDYGRIVFGLYQEGAEGTDWTLERGEQILADMVGAGIDAQWTDDLAAARWRKLMWNIPFNGLSVVLDAATDEIMASPAARSLAETMIQEVFQGAASCGVSIDESAIATTMKHTETMVPYDSSMRLDFLHGRAMEVDAIFGSPLRAVTQELSRKRKTGENSVHPMPSVAMLHQQLQFLDSRPRQTSNPAS is encoded by the coding sequence ATGAGATACGCGATCCTCGGAAGCGGGGCTGTGGGCGGACTGTATGGAGGGAGGCTTGCCCAGGCCGGACATGATGTGCATTTTCTATTGCACTCGGATTACGATCAGGTTGCCGAGCGTGGTTTGCGAATCGACTCGGTGCGTGGTGACTTTGTCGTGACCGCTCCGAACATCTATCGGGATGCTGCGGACATGCCGCCGTGCGACGTTGTCATCGTGGCATTGAAGTCCACGAACAATCATTTGCTCGCAGGGTTATTACCGCAACTTATCGGCGAGCACGGCGTCGTCCTGTCGTTACAGAATGGCCTTGACGTGGAGGCAGCGGCAATTGCTGCGGCGCCCGGTCACGGTGTGCTAGGTGGTTGCTGTTTTTTATGCAGCAACAAGGTCGGCCCCGGACACATCCGGCATCTGGATTACGGGCGGATCGTCTTTGGTCTCTACCAGGAAGGAGCGGAGGGCACGGATTGGACGCTGGAGCGCGGGGAGCAGATCCTCGCTGATATGGTGGGTGCCGGGATTGATGCTCAGTGGACCGACGATCTCGCTGCAGCTAGGTGGCGAAAGCTCATGTGGAACATCCCCTTCAATGGCCTGTCAGTGGTCCTCGATGCGGCGACCGACGAAATAATGGCCTCCCCCGCGGCGCGCAGTCTTGCCGAGACAATGATCCAAGAAGTTTTTCAGGGGGCGGCCAGCTGCGGTGTTTCAATTGATGAGTCGGCCATCGCGACGACCATGAAGCACACCGAGACGATGGTACCCTATGACAGCAGTATGCGGCTGGATTTCCTTCACGGGCGGGCGATGGAAGTCGACGCGATCTTCGGCAGCCCGCTCCGCGCGGTTACTCAGGAGCTCTCCCGGAAAAGGAAAACGGGTGAAAATTCGGTGCATCCCATGCCTTCGGTCGCGATGTTGCACCAACAGTTGCAATTTTTGGATTCGCGGCCCCGTCAAACGTCGAATCCAGCGTCCTGA
- a CDS encoding aldo/keto reductase, whose protein sequence is MSAAPLKNLLPQKKLGRDGFPVSVIGFGGWALGGQWGVQDDSQSVAALEKAIESGVNFIDTAPGYGDGRSENVIATMLANLPPAVRETIHVATKTPPSAGPWPPSPYCRWQDRYSAAYIRANVEERLRNLRTDCLDLLQLHTWTRAWNDDPQPLLVLQKLREEGKIRKIGICTPEQDQNCVVQLMRDGLVDVVQVIFNLFEQEPAAQLLPVAAETGTGVIVRVSLDEGGLTGKYGADHQFPADDFRSTYFGGDRMQRTAARVKEIAADLEEFELAEDYSLPAAAIKFSGSHEAVSTVIVGMRDPQQVIANVASAGLPNFTPQALQRLRRHQWLRGVWYGGQ, encoded by the coding sequence ATGTCTGCCGCTCCACTGAAAAATTTGCTCCCCCAGAAAAAGCTTGGTCGCGATGGGTTTCCGGTCTCGGTGATTGGTTTTGGTGGCTGGGCCCTTGGTGGACAGTGGGGCGTGCAGGATGACTCCCAGTCAGTTGCGGCGTTGGAAAAGGCGATCGAATCAGGCGTGAATTTCATTGATACCGCTCCTGGATACGGGGATGGACGCAGCGAAAACGTGATCGCCACGATGTTGGCGAATCTTCCGCCGGCGGTACGCGAGACGATTCACGTGGCAACTAAAACGCCACCGAGTGCTGGCCCGTGGCCACCGAGCCCCTATTGTCGGTGGCAGGATCGCTATTCGGCTGCGTACATTCGTGCCAACGTCGAGGAGCGGCTGCGCAATCTCCGGACGGATTGTCTCGACCTGTTGCAATTACATACTTGGACGCGGGCGTGGAATGACGACCCTCAACCGCTGCTCGTGCTGCAGAAATTACGGGAAGAAGGCAAAATTCGCAAAATTGGGATTTGTACGCCTGAACAGGACCAGAATTGTGTCGTCCAGCTCATGCGCGACGGGCTGGTCGATGTCGTGCAGGTAATTTTCAATTTGTTTGAGCAGGAGCCTGCGGCGCAGCTCTTGCCTGTCGCAGCGGAAACGGGCACAGGCGTGATCGTACGGGTGTCGCTCGATGAGGGCGGATTAACGGGGAAATATGGGGCCGATCATCAGTTCCCTGCGGACGATTTCCGCAGCACCTATTTCGGCGGCGATCGGATGCAGCGAACCGCTGCACGAGTGAAGGAAATTGCCGCAGATCTCGAAGAATTCGAACTAGCCGAGGATTATTCGCTGCCGGCGGCCGCGATCAAGTTTTCCGGTTCCCATGAAGCCGTCAGTACGGTCATTGTGGGGATGCGCGACCCGCAGCAGGTTATTGCCAATGTGGCCTCGGCGGGGTTGCCTAATTTCACACCGCAGGCTTTGCAACGGTTGCGACGGCACCAGTGGTTGCGAGGTGTGTGGTATGGAGGACAATGA